The proteins below are encoded in one region of Fulvia fulva chromosome 9, complete sequence:
- a CDS encoding Cell pattern formation-associated protein stuA, which produces MNQPQPYMDQHAPAPPPASSMTQYSNYGAPQPLQPAPHGYAQPAYPQYPQYGQSMPPMQGGHPVSSSMPGQMVNSLPLPTMSAPQQPGGGQQFQQSFDTTGQIAPHGMKPRVTATLWEDEGSLCFQVEANGVCVARREDNHMINGTKLLNVAGMTRGRRDGILKSEKTRHVVKIGPMHLKGVWIPFDRALDFANKEKITELLYPLFVHNIGALLYHPTNQARQSIGNAAMAARRPDSSQEYMRTPQGTQAPALTHHHSMSNPINASIPPQPHSIAPHPASGRPQLDRAHTFPTPPTSASSMTMANGNMPSSYEYGNSAGAVNSASTPPGNSQGMPQYQTSQPPYSQSYSTPGSYSQSQYTHQQPGVQRYGNIHSSPEAVKTEMGPPARAGAENDHPDHKAGGYGGQQDAEGEHEGEYTHTSASYGARRLSYNYKPNPAPGPLHPDSSHVSPEMTHSPHQNGSGRATPRTTNPYTGYNNTPQRPNQLPQSNLNYIMSNDTRAGAPNGQDYGAQQSYQPAPQHPAMNGIKRGREDDDQVDPYGRPLSASGEHKRQRTDPGAMSARPISTPQSLKAGGAVRR; this is translated from the exons ATGAATCAACCACAGCCGTACATGGACCAGCATGCGCCAGCACCACCACCAGCTTCAAGTATGACCCAATATTCGAACTACGGCGCACCACAGCCTTTGCAGCCAGCACCGCATGGTTATGCGCAACCAGCCTATCCCCAGTATCCTCAGTATGGCCAGTCCATGCCACCAATGCAGGGAGGCCATCCTGTTAGCTCTTCCATGCCTGGGCAGATGGTCAACTCATTACCTCTACCCACCATGTCAGCACCTCAGCAACCGGGTGGCGGCCAGCAATTCCAGCAGTCTTTCGATACGACAGGCCAGATCGCGCCTCACGGCATGAAGCCAAGAGTCACTGCAACTCTTTGGGAAGACGAGGGCAGCCTCTGCTTCCAGGTCGAGGCAAATGGCGTCTGCGTTGCGAGACGTGAAGACAACCACATGATCAACGGCACCAAATTGCTGAACGTCGCTGGCATGACGCGTGGACGTCGTGATGGTATCCTGAAGAGCGAGAAGACGCGTCACGTTGTCAAAATCGGTCCGATGCACCTGAAAGGTGTCTG GATCCCATTCGATCGCGCGCTGGACTTCGCGAACAAGGAGAAGATCACAGAACTCTTGTACCCTCTTTTCGTTCATAACATTGGTGCTCTTCTTTATCATCCCACGAACCAGGCTCGACAGAGTATCGGCAATGCCGCGATGGCTGCGCGTCGACCGGACTCCTCGCAAGAGTACATGCGTACGCCGCAAGGGACACAAGCACCAGCCTTGACGCACCACCACTCCATGAGCAATCCGATTAATGCGAGCATTCCACCGCAGCCGCACTCCATTGCTCCCCACCCTGCGTCTGGCAGGCCACAACTCGACAGGGCACACACTTTCCCAACACCACCGACAAGTGCGTCGAGCATGACCATGGCCAACGGCAACATGCCAAGCTCGTATGAGTATGGGAATTCAGCAGGTGCAGTAAACTCAG CATCCACGCCTCCTGGCAACTCGCAAGGCATGCCTCAGTATCAGACGAGCCAGCCGCCGTACTCGCAATCATACTCGACACCGGGCTCGTACAGCCAATCTCAGTACACGCACCAGCAACCAGGCGTGCAGCGTTACGGCAACATTCACTCGAGCCCAGAAGCCGTCAAGACTGAAATGGGCCCTCCTGCTCGCGCAGGCGCAGAGAACGACCACCCTGATCACAAAGCCGGCGGATATGGTGGCCAGCAAGATGCGGAGGGTGAACACGAGGGTGAATATACCCACACCAGTGCGTCTTATGGCGCAAGACGACTGTCGTACAATTACAAGCCTAACCCAGCGCCAGGACCTCTTCACCCAGACTCTTCGCACGTGTCACCAGAGATGACACATTCGCCTCACCAGAACGGCTCTGGCAGAGCAACCCCACGTACGACCAACCCCTACACGGGCTACAACAACACGCCGCAACGACCCAACCAATTGCCACAGAGCAACTTGAACTACATTATGAGTAACGACACACGTGCTGGCGCCCCCAACGGCCAGGATTATGGAGCTCAGCAAAGCTACCAACCTGCGCCTCAGCACCCAGCGATGAACGGCATCAAGCGTGGGCGCGAGGACGACGACCAAGTCGATCCATACGGCAGACCTCTGAGTGCGAGTGGCGAGCACAAGCGACAGCGAACAGACCCTGGAGCAATGTCTGCGCGGCCAATCAGTACACCACAATCACTCAAAGCTGGCGGTGCTGTGAGGCGGTAA